The nucleotide window ATTGTGATTCGTTTGTTATTTTGCATCATGGGCAGGTACGAGCAAAAGGAACCTTAGAAGAGCTGCGTCTTCAATTCTCTATGCCAAGTGCTACATTGGATGATATCTATATTGCGCTCACAAAGGACGATGACTATGAACACGAATGAGCTATGGAAGCAAAGGTTCACATTGTTTCTTGCCAATATTCGAACGTATAGCCGTTACATTTTTAATGATCATATTAGTATTGCTCTTGTATTTGGCCTTGGTCTTGGCACGTATTATTACAGAGAATGGTTACATACCTTATCTCCAGACTTTCCTGCAGCATTTATCATAGCGCTTGTACTTTCTCTTGTGCTGACAGCAGGATCTGTTCAAACATTATTTAAGCCGGCCGATCTCGTATTTTTACTTCAGGTTGAAGAGAAACTTGGTATCTATATACAGAAAGCTTTTCGCTATTCTTATGTGATGCAGCTATATGTTCTTTCTTTGTTTTTTGCCGTATTTGCACCGTTATATACGAAAACGCTAGGAAACGTTCAAAGCTATCTTGTATTGTTATTGCTTGCAGTTCTTGCGAAACTTTGGAACCTAATGGGGTATTGGAAAAGTTCCTTTGATATGAATCATAATGTAAGACGCTTTGACCGTGTGATTCGATTTTTCTTCAACTTTTTATTAATGTTTTTTGCCGCTGTGCATGATTCAATTTTTATCGTGGGAGCGATTGTAGCAACAATGGTACTGTATTTGCTTTTGCTGCAAAGAAAGCAAAAAGGCAAAGGACTGCACTGGGAGTATTTAATTGAAGAGGAAAATCGACGTATGCTCTTATTTTATCGCATTGCCAACATGTTTACAGATGTTCCTGCGTTAAAAGAGCAAGTACGTCGCCGTCCTTGGTTGGACTTTGTTGCAAATATGGTTCCATTTCAGCAAAGAAGTACATACACGTTCTTGTACACACGAACTTTTCTACGGTCAGGAAATTATCTAGGTATATATGTACGCTTGCTTTCGTTAGGAGCTATTCTTGTATATATAGTACCGTCTTTATACGGGCGGATGCTGCTCAGTGGTTTATTTCTGTACTTGTTAGGTTATCAAGCATTAAGCCTTTGGAGACAGCATAGTTTAAAGCTATGGGTGGGGCTATATCCTGTACCTGAAGTAATGAAAAAGCAATCCTTTTTACGTGTTCTCTTTATACTGTTACTTGTAGCCGCTACCGTACTCATCATTGTTTTTGCGATTTCCACAAAGCACTGGATTATGACAGGAGCACTGACAATCGGCAATATTGCAGTGGCTCTCTGGTTTACGTACATATATGGTAAGCGCAAAATACAGAGGTGATAAAATGAACGCATATGAACAACAAGTTATGCACGACCTTGCTACCTGGAAGAAAGCGATGCTGAAAGAGTCTTCACTTGTAAATCGTTTTTCTAAAAAGGTACAGACAAAGGTGCAGGAATTGATTCCAGAAAAAGCGCATGCCATTATTACAGAAACGATGAAGAAAATGGTACAAGGAATTGTCGTCGGTACTGATTTTATTCAGCCAGTCCTTAAAAATAAAACTTTGACCTTACAAGAGCGGGACGAACGCGTTAAAAAGAAGATAGAAGATTATAAAAGAATCGCAGCAGTAGAGGGAGCTGGTACCGGAGCGGGAGGCATTCTGCTTGGGTTAGCTGATTTTCCTTTATTACTCACGATTAAAATTAAATTTCTGTTTGATGCAGCAACGCTGTACGGATATGATACAAGTAAAGAAGAGGAACGGTTATTTTTGTTACATATCTTTCAGTTGGCCTTTTCAAGTGATGAGCATCGCCGCGATATCTTTTCTATTGTAGAGAATTGGGAAGAAGAAAAAGGGCGACACATGGATTGGCGTAAGTTTCAGCAGGAGTATCGTGATTATATCGATTTTGTAAAAATGCTACAGCTTGTTCCGTTTATTGGTGCACCGGTGGGCGCTTATGCAAATTACAATCTGCTACAGCGCCTTGGTGATATTACGATAAAATGCTATCAAATGAGATGGCTGAATGAGCATAAAGGATGAGTCTGCTGATGCAGGCTCATTTTATTTCTCAGGAAATGTCTAACTCTGTCGTTTTGGTACATAAAGGAAAACAAATGATGAATACTAAGGGGTAATTATATTGTGGAAATGAGGTAACTGCATTGAAAAAAGGCTGGAGGATAATCGGTGTTGCTGCATTCATGTTTGTTACAGCATGTATTGGATACTTTGTCATGATTTTATTCGGTAATTATGCTATAGATGAAAGCAAACTTGTGTTACAATCCACGTCCCGTATTGTAGATGAAGAGGGAAATGAAATTACAAAAATGTATACACAAAATCGGGAACCAATTTTGCTTGAAGATGTACCTGTTCATGTACAGCATGCATTCCTAGCAATAGAAGATGAACGCTTTTATCAGCATCACGGAATGGACGGAACAGCTCTTATACGTGCTTTTTATCGAAATATACGTGCTGGTGAAAAAGTAGAAGGAGGAAGCACAATTACGCAACAGGTTGCCAAAAATGTGTTTCTAACCAATGAAAAAACATGGTCTCGTAAGCTTAAGGAACTTGCAATTGCTATGAATTTAGAAAGACGATACACAAAAAAGCAGATTTTAGAGCTATACATGAATCAAGTGTATTTCGGTCATGGTGTATACGGTATTAAGGCAGCTTCCCTATTTTACTTTCAAAAGCAACCGGCTGAACTGGATGTGGCAGAGGGAGCGCTTTTAGCAGGGCTTATGAAAGCACCGGGTATGTACTCTCCTATTTTGCACCCACAAGAAAGCAAGGATCGTCGTAACTTAGTGCTCGCACAAATGAATAAAACGGGATGGTTATCAGCCGAAGAAGTTATTCGCTATCAAGGGCGAACATTAGCACTTCGTTTGGCTAATAAAAAAGATGAGCAACCTTTTTTGCCTTACATAGATATGGTGTTTCAAGAGGCTGCAGATGTATACCATCTATCGTATGAAGAAGTATTAAGAGGTGGATACACGTTTGTTGTGGGCTTGGATAAAGACCTGCAACAAAAAGCATACGATTTATTCCAAGATAAAAATAATTTTCCAAAACAAAGTTCTGATGTCGAGGGAGCTCTTGTATTAATGGACAGCAAAACTGGTGCCATCCAGGCAGCGTTAGGGGGAAGGAAGTATGTGCCACGCGGCTGGAATCGCGTGTATCAAAAAAGGCAACCAGGTTCAACAATTAAGCCTCTTTTAGTTTACGGGCCTGCGCTGGAGACAAAAAAATATAGGCCATATTCCTTACTTACTAATGAAAAACAGAATTTTAACGGATATCTGCCCCGCAATTATAATAATCGCTATTCAAAGGAAATTACAATGTATGATGCAGTGAAAGATTCTGCAAACGTACCTGCTGTATGGCTATTAAATGAGATTGGTCTTGGTACAGGGAAAAAATATTTAGAACTTGCGGATGTTTCAATAGAAGTGGACGGATTGAGTGCTGCGCTTGGCGGCCTAAAGGAAGGTGTTTCACCGATTGATTTGGTGAAAATGTATAGAGCTTTCGGGGCTAAAGGACGTATTGTACAGCCTCACGTCATTCGCAAAATTTTAAATCAAAAAGGTGAAGCGATTGCAGAGGCGCACTATGAAGAAAAGAAATTGTTTTCTGAACAAACGGCATGGTATATGACAAGAATGCTGGAGGCAGTAGTAAAAGAAGGAACCGCCAAAGTTGGTCGCTATGATGGTGCATTGGCAGGAAAAACAGGGACAACTTCCATTTCCGGGCAAGAAGAAGGGGCCAGAGATGCTTGGTTTGTCGGATTTACCCCGAGCGTTGTTGGTGCGGTTTGGATGGGATATGATCGAACCGATGCTTCCCACTATATAAAAGGAGGCAGCAGCTATCCCACATCACTATTTAAAAAAATTTTAATGAATACAGAAGCCGAAGCCTTCGCTTCATTTGAAAAGCCAGATGGTGTGAAGCAAATTGGAGATCCAATTCGAATGGCTCCTTTAAAAGAGGTGCAAATGCGAGTAATATTTACACCATTTGGCTTATTTACAGCCAATCTCACATGGAATCCCCTTTTGGATAAGCGTGTGCAATATCGCATTTACAAAGAGGGGAGCTCGCAACCAATTGCTACTGTTACGGGAAAAGGCTTTTATGATGTGAAACGTATTAATGTGTTTTCTCCCCCTACTTTTTATGTAGTTCCGTACAATCCGCAAACAAAGCAGGAAGGGGAAAAAACAAAAGTGAAGAAGCGTTGAATATAACAAATTTATGTTATAATGAATTTTGTGAAAATAGGGTGTATGTTTGTTCAAAATACGTTTTGTGGCGAAATTTGAGCATAAAAAGTGGCAATTTAATGAACATGGATATTTGTTTGTGCAATTTAGAGTGCAAGAAGGTATAGTAAAATAAGATATTTACTGTGACAGCCATGTAGACATTTGCACAGGAAGGGAGTTTGGGGTTTTTGGTACAATTTAATGATACGTTTTTAAGAGCTTGTAGGGGAGAACGAACAGATTATGTACCGGTTTGGTATATGAGGCAGGCTGGAAGGTCGCAGCCGGAGTACCGTAAAATAAAAGAGAAATATTCGTTGTTTGAAATTACGCATCAGCCGGAGCTTTGTGCATATGTGACCAAGTTGCCAGTGGAGCAATATAACGTTGATGCGGCCATTTTGTATAAAGATATTATGTCACCGCTTCCATCTATTGGTGTCGATGTTGATATTAAAGCTGGCATTGGTCCGGTTATTGCAAATCCTATCAGATCCTTACAGGATGTAGAGAAACTGGGAGAAATTTATCCCGAGCAAGATGTACCTTATGTATTAGAGACAATTCGTCTATTAACGAAAGAAATGCTGTCTGTACCACTTATCGGTTTTGCAGGAGCGCCATTTACATTAGCAAGCTATATGATTGAAGGCGGACCGTCGCGCAACTATAACAAAACAAAATCCTTTATGTATGCAGAGGCGAAAGCATGGTACGCCCTGATGGAAAAGCTTGCTGATATGACAATTTCATATGTGAAGGCACAAGTCGCAGCGGGGGCAAAAGCCGTACAAATTTTTGATTCATGGGTAGGAGCTTTAAATGTAACGGACTATCGTTTATATATTAAGCCGACAATGGAGCGCATTTTTACAGAGCTTCGTGAGCTTAATGTGCCTCTTATTATGTTTGGTGTTGGTGCAAGCCATCTAGCAAATGAGTGGCATGATTTGCCTCTTGACGTAGTAGGGCTTGATTGGCGTTTGCCAATTGAAGAAGCGAGAGCGAGAGGTATTCATAAAGCAGTGCAAGGAAACCTGGATCCAGCTATTTTATTATGTCCATGGGAAGAGATTGAAGTGCGCGCGAAAGCCATTTTAGATCAGGGAATGAAGCAGCCTGGCTACGTGTTCAATTTAGGACATGGCGTGTTCCCAGAAGTAAACCCCGACACGCTGAGAAGGTTAACAGCATTTGTTCATGAATATTCTGCGGGACAATTGCGATAAGCAAGGAGGAACAACATGAAAAAGAAAATGGGCTTACTTGTCATGGCGTATGGCACACCTTATAAAGAAGAAGATATTGAACGTTATTACACACATATTCGCAGAGGCAGAAAGCCTAGCCCTGAGATGTTAGAGGAATTAACAGAAAGATATCGTGCAATCGGTGGTATTTCACCCCTTGCAAAAATCACACTGGAGCAAGCGCATGCGCTAGAAAAGCAATTGAATAAGATGCAAGATCATATTGAATTTAAAATGTATCTTGGTTTAAAGCATATTGAGCCGTTTGTTGAAGATGCGGTACAGCAAATGAAAGAAGATGGCATTACAGAGGCTGTAAGTATCGTGTTAGCGCCTCATTATTCTACATTTAGTGTAAAATCTTACAATGGACGAGCGAAAGAAGAATCAGAAAAAATCGATGGCCCAGTTATTTATGATATTGAAAGCTGGTATAAAGAGCCTAAATTTATCGCATATTGGGCACAGCAAGTAAAGGACACATATGCAAGTATGCCTCCGGAAGAACGTGAACAAGCGGTACTTATTGTGTCTGCACATAGCTTGCCAGAAAAAATTATTGCACAAGGCGATCCGTATCCTGAGCAACTTGCAGAAACAGCAAAGTTAATTGCAGAAGCTGCAGGGATTACAGCATATGAAGTTGGCTGGCAAAGTGCCGGCAATACACCTGATCCGTGGATTGGACCTGATGTGCAGGACTTGACAGCTGATTTACATGAGAAATATGGTTATAAAGCGTTTGTATACATTCCTGTCGGCTTTGTAGCTGATCATTTAGAGGTGTTGTATGACAACGATATTGAGTGTAAGGTTGTAACAGATCGAATTGGTGCTAGCTATTATCGACCTGAAATGCCGAACGCAAAGCCAGAATTCATTTCGTGCTTAGCAGATACAGTGATAAAGAAAGCAATTCACGTTGCAGAGTAGTACAGGGCAGGAGGCGTTGCATGTGGAAAAGGTTGTAATTATTGGCGGCGGTATAACCGGTTTGACGACGATATATCGATTGCAGCAGGAAATGAAAGCAAAAGGATCGGCAATAGATACAGTCTTGATTGAAGCTGCAGGACATCTGGGTGGCAAAATTCAAACCGTATATCGTGATGGGTTCACAATCGAAAGAGGTCCGGACTCCTTTTTAGAGAGGAAAGTGAGCGCAGGACGTTTGGCACAAGAATTGGGACTTGGCGAGCATCTGGTTAACAATACAGCAGGAAAATCCTACGTGCTTGTTAACAACAAGTTGCACGGTATTCCGGAAGGCTCTATGATGGGAATACCTACGCAAATTACACCTTTTCTTGTTTCTGGTCTATTTTCTCCTGTTGGAAAACTAAGAGCTGGTTTTGACTTTATATTGCCTCGTTCCAAACAGGCAGAAGATCAATCGCTAGGTGCTTTTTTTCGCCGTCGTCTTGGCAATGAAGTTGTGGAAAACTTAATTGAACCACTTTTATCTGGTATTTATGCCGGAGATATCGATAAAATGAGTCTTATGTCTACGTTCCCTCAATTTTATCAAGTTGAGCAAAAATATCGAAGTATTGTCCTTGGTATGAAAACAATTGCACCCAAAAAACCACCAGGTACCAAAGGGATTTTTCAAACAATAACAGGTGGTCTAGGTACTTTAGTTGAAGCACTCGAATCTCGTTTACAGCCAGGGACAGTATTAACAGGGACGCGTGTAGAACGTATTACGAAGAATGGGGAACAGTACCGCGTATTACTAAGTAACGGCAAGGAGATAGAAGCGAGTGCGATTGTTGTTGCTTCGTCTCATAAAATGCTACCAAATTTGTTTCCACAATATAATGAGTTTCGTCAATTTAAAGCGATTCCTTCGACTACCGTTGCTAACGTAGCGCTTGCCTTCCCCGCTACAGCGATTAAACGTGATATCAACGGAACGGGGTTTGTCGTATCACGTAATAGTGACTTTTCCATTACCGCTTGTACATGGACCCATAAAAAGTGGCCACATACAACACCAGAAGGGAAAGTATTACTGCGCTGTTATGTTGGGAAGCCGGGCGATGAAGATATTGTGACCAAATCGGACAAAGAGTTAACCGACATTGTGCTACAAGATTTAGAGAAAACAATGGATATTGATCAGGAACCGGAATTCGCTGTTGTAAGTCGTTGGCAGGAAGCAATGCCGCAATACACAGTCGGACATAAGCAACGTTTACAAAAGGTTAGGGAATTTATGAGCAAAGAACTCCCAGGTGTATATTTAGCTGGTAGCTCTTATGGTGGTGCAGGATTACCTGATTGTATTGAT belongs to Ectobacillus sp. JY-23 and includes:
- a CDS encoding ABC transporter permease: MNTNELWKQRFTLFLANIRTYSRYIFNDHISIALVFGLGLGTYYYREWLHTLSPDFPAAFIIALVLSLVLTAGSVQTLFKPADLVFLLQVEEKLGIYIQKAFRYSYVMQLYVLSLFFAVFAPLYTKTLGNVQSYLVLLLLAVLAKLWNLMGYWKSSFDMNHNVRRFDRVIRFFFNFLLMFFAAVHDSIFIVGAIVATMVLYLLLLQRKQKGKGLHWEYLIEEENRRMLLFYRIANMFTDVPALKEQVRRRPWLDFVANMVPFQQRSTYTFLYTRTFLRSGNYLGIYVRLLSLGAILVYIVPSLYGRMLLSGLFLYLLGYQALSLWRQHSLKLWVGLYPVPEVMKKQSFLRVLFILLLVAATVLIIVFAISTKHWIMTGALTIGNIAVALWFTYIYGKRKIQR
- the hemY gene encoding protoporphyrinogen oxidase — encoded protein: MEKVVIIGGGITGLTTIYRLQQEMKAKGSAIDTVLIEAAGHLGGKIQTVYRDGFTIERGPDSFLERKVSAGRLAQELGLGEHLVNNTAGKSYVLVNNKLHGIPEGSMMGIPTQITPFLVSGLFSPVGKLRAGFDFILPRSKQAEDQSLGAFFRRRLGNEVVENLIEPLLSGIYAGDIDKMSLMSTFPQFYQVEQKYRSIVLGMKTIAPKKPPGTKGIFQTITGGLGTLVEALESRLQPGTVLTGTRVERITKNGEQYRVLLSNGKEIEASAIVVASSHKMLPNLFPQYNEFRQFKAIPSTTVANVALAFPATAIKRDINGTGFVVSRNSDFSITACTWTHKKWPHTTPEGKVLLRCYVGKPGDEDIVTKSDKELTDIVLQDLEKTMDIDQEPEFAVVSRWQEAMPQYTVGHKQRLQKVREFMSKELPGVYLAGSSYGGAGLPDCIDQGEQAAAHVINHVLNHQIIKVI
- the hemE gene encoding uroporphyrinogen decarboxylase, which translates into the protein MVQFNDTFLRACRGERTDYVPVWYMRQAGRSQPEYRKIKEKYSLFEITHQPELCAYVTKLPVEQYNVDAAILYKDIMSPLPSIGVDVDIKAGIGPVIANPIRSLQDVEKLGEIYPEQDVPYVLETIRLLTKEMLSVPLIGFAGAPFTLASYMIEGGPSRNYNKTKSFMYAEAKAWYALMEKLADMTISYVKAQVAAGAKAVQIFDSWVGALNVTDYRLYIKPTMERIFTELRELNVPLIMFGVGASHLANEWHDLPLDVVGLDWRLPIEEARARGIHKAVQGNLDPAILLCPWEEIEVRAKAILDQGMKQPGYVFNLGHGVFPEVNPDTLRRLTAFVHEYSAGQLR
- a CDS encoding EcsC family protein produces the protein MNAYEQQVMHDLATWKKAMLKESSLVNRFSKKVQTKVQELIPEKAHAIITETMKKMVQGIVVGTDFIQPVLKNKTLTLQERDERVKKKIEDYKRIAAVEGAGTGAGGILLGLADFPLLLTIKIKFLFDAATLYGYDTSKEEERLFLLHIFQLAFSSDEHRRDIFSIVENWEEEKGRHMDWRKFQQEYRDYIDFVKMLQLVPFIGAPVGAYANYNLLQRLGDITIKCYQMRWLNEHKG
- a CDS encoding transglycosylase domain-containing protein; translated protein: MKKGWRIIGVAAFMFVTACIGYFVMILFGNYAIDESKLVLQSTSRIVDEEGNEITKMYTQNREPILLEDVPVHVQHAFLAIEDERFYQHHGMDGTALIRAFYRNIRAGEKVEGGSTITQQVAKNVFLTNEKTWSRKLKELAIAMNLERRYTKKQILELYMNQVYFGHGVYGIKAASLFYFQKQPAELDVAEGALLAGLMKAPGMYSPILHPQESKDRRNLVLAQMNKTGWLSAEEVIRYQGRTLALRLANKKDEQPFLPYIDMVFQEAADVYHLSYEEVLRGGYTFVVGLDKDLQQKAYDLFQDKNNFPKQSSDVEGALVLMDSKTGAIQAALGGRKYVPRGWNRVYQKRQPGSTIKPLLVYGPALETKKYRPYSLLTNEKQNFNGYLPRNYNNRYSKEITMYDAVKDSANVPAVWLLNEIGLGTGKKYLELADVSIEVDGLSAALGGLKEGVSPIDLVKMYRAFGAKGRIVQPHVIRKILNQKGEAIAEAHYEEKKLFSEQTAWYMTRMLEAVVKEGTAKVGRYDGALAGKTGTTSISGQEEGARDAWFVGFTPSVVGAVWMGYDRTDASHYIKGGSSYPTSLFKKILMNTEAEAFASFEKPDGVKQIGDPIRMAPLKEVQMRVIFTPFGLFTANLTWNPLLDKRVQYRIYKEGSSQPIATVTGKGFYDVKRINVFSPPTFYVVPYNPQTKQEGEKTKVKKR
- the hemH gene encoding ferrochelatase, whose product is MKKKMGLLVMAYGTPYKEEDIERYYTHIRRGRKPSPEMLEELTERYRAIGGISPLAKITLEQAHALEKQLNKMQDHIEFKMYLGLKHIEPFVEDAVQQMKEDGITEAVSIVLAPHYSTFSVKSYNGRAKEESEKIDGPVIYDIESWYKEPKFIAYWAQQVKDTYASMPPEEREQAVLIVSAHSLPEKIIAQGDPYPEQLAETAKLIAEAAGITAYEVGWQSAGNTPDPWIGPDVQDLTADLHEKYGYKAFVYIPVGFVADHLEVLYDNDIECKVVTDRIGASYYRPEMPNAKPEFISCLADTVIKKAIHVAE